Below is a window of Candidatus Edwardsbacteria bacterium DNA.
ATCCGATCGGTCTGGGAACCATTGAGTTCAAGGAACAACCGGATAACAGCATCACCATCATCCTGAACCGGAAAGAGACCGATTCGATCCCGGACGAGCTGGAGATCAGGACGCCGGCTGTCAATTTCGAAAAAAGCATCTCGGTATACGGCAGCGACGACAGGGCGGCCTGGCAGGCCCTGGCCGTCAGCCAGCCGATATTCGACTATTCGCGGCACATCGACGTCCGCAACACCAGTGTTACCCTTAAAGGTCCGGCCTTCTCTTATTACAAGGTGGTGATTGGAAACGCGATCGAGGTCAAACGATCGCCCTTTAGCCAGATCGTTACCGAGGCCGGGACTCGGCCGGGGGTGCGTTACGAATCTTTTATACAGAACACCGAACCGTTCCGCATTGAGCGGGCCGCGTTCTTCGGAGTCAAATCCGAGGTCCGGGCCGCCAATCCACTGCAGGTTGCCTATCCCCTTCCGGTGACGTTCTCGGCTTCCGACACCGTGAAAAAGGCGACGCTGATCTATTGCCGGTCCGACCGGCAGCCCGTTAATGAGATCCGCCTGGCAACCGCCAGCCGGATATTCAGGAGGCAGGTTTTGGTGGAGGGAACAAACGATACATCCAAAACCGCAGATTGGACTACCTTGGCTACAGGCATCGTGCAACGGCTGACGATGGGAGCCTTTCACCGGGAGAACCTGAGCATCCTGCTGGGAGGATGGCAACGGTATCCGCGATACCGTCTGAGGATCGCTAATGAGGACAATCCTCCCATCGAGGTGACCGAAGTCACGGCAATGGGCGGAATCCACCAGATATATTTTTTCCATAATCAGGCTGAAACGCTGACGGTGTATTATGGCGGGGAGGATGTCAAACCGCCGCGGTATGACGTGGCGGCCATGCTGGCCGACATTCCCCGGGTTGAAGGCGCTCAGTGGCGTCTGGGGGCGCAGCTGACGGCAGACAAAAAGGGGCCGGGCCGTTACCGGGTGTGGCTCAGTCCCAAAAACATCCTGATATTCTCGCTGGTGGTTATGGTTGGTGTGCTGGCCGTGGTGCTGTTTCTGATAGTTAAAAAAGTTGAGCAGGGCACTGACCAGAAAAATGAATAATGGTTCCCATGATTTGGTAATTTGAATTAGGAGTGTGTTATGGACATTAAGACGGTTTCCATACAGAAACCAGAGGACATCAACTTCATCCTGGGGCAGTCCCATTTTATCAAAACAGTAGAGGATCTCTACGAGATATTGGTCTCCTCTGTCCCCGGGATAAAATTCGGGCTGGCCTTCTGCGAGGCCTCGGGTGTCTGTCTGATCAGAGCCGAGGGAACGGATAAAGAGATGATCGCGTTGGCAGTTGAGAACGCCGGGAACATCGGGGCCGGGCACAGCTTCATAATATTTTTAAGGGACGCCTATCCCATCAACGTCCTCAACGCTGTAAAGAACTGCCCAGAAGTATGCCGCATTTTCTGCGCCACCGCCAATCCCTGTCAGGTGATAGTGGCTGAAAGCGAACAGGGGCGGGGCATACTGGGGGTGATAGACGGCTTCGCCCCCAAGGGCGTGGAGGATGAGGAAGGCGTTAAGTGGCGAAAAGAGCTTCTGCGCAAGATCGGATATAAACAATAGTTAAAAAATTTGAACTTCATGGGATTAAAAAGATGAATGCTTTTTTTAAAATTGTTTTTTGGGCTGGCGCGACGTTTTGGCTTTTTCTTTCATCCGTCACCGCCCAGCCGCCGATAACCGGCCGCCTGGCGTCAGCATTAGAAAAAACCAAGGCCGATACGACGATAGTGGTGTTGGTATTCTTTTACGACAAGGGATTTTCCACCAAGGACGAATTAAGAAGCGCTTTGGATCGGCGCGGCCTGCAGTTGTCTCCGCGGGCTCTCAAGCGCAGGGCCAAGATGGGCCGCCAGGAGATGACTTTTGAGGACCTTCCGGTAAATACCGATTACGTCCATCGGATCGAGTCCCTGGGCGCAAAACACCGACAGTCATTAACCTGGTTCAACGCCGCCAGCTTCGAGATGACCGGATCGCAGGTTAAGACCTGCCAAAACCTAAGCTTTGTAAAAACCATCGATCTGCTTCCGGCCCGCAGAAAAAGGATCATGCCGGAATTAGAAACCATCAGCCCTAAGATGCCGGATACCGAAAGCCCCAAGGCCCATCTGCTGAACTATGGCCCGTCATTTACCCAGGACAGCCTGATCAACGCCGTGATCTGCCACGACTCCGGCTATTCCGGGGCCGGGGTGCTGGTGGCCATGCTCGACAACGGCTTCCGCAAGGGCCATCAGGCTTTCGATTCGATCCGTAGTTCCGGGCGGCTGGTGGACGAATGGGACTTCTGCAGCAGCGCCGATACTGTCGATTGGGACGCGCACGGTACAGCCATCTGGTCGGCGGCCGGCGGCTACGTGCCAGGACAGCTGATCGGCCCGGCCTATAAATCCCTGTGGGCCATCTATCACACCGAGGACATGAGCCAGGAGATGCCGGTGGAGGAGGACCACTGGGTGGCCGCCCTGCAACGGGCCGACTCGGTCGGCGCGGAGGTGGTCTCCAGTTCGCTGGCCTACCGCGATTTCGACTTGCCCCAATATTCGTATTCCTACGAAGACCTGGACGGCAACACCGCCATTTCATCCCTGGCCGCCCGCCATGCCGCATCGCTGGGCATCATCGTCTGCAACGCCATGGCCAACTCCGGCCCGTCGCTGGGAACCCTGGCCGCCCCGGCCGACGC
It encodes the following:
- a CDS encoding DUF3999 family protein — encoded protein: MKILTATLLLCACAVCQGSVNPNDFRYRKELAVLDSLQSDVGVFRLDGDIYRGTKVDLTDIRLAGHDYREVPYLIRLATRTDTVTVRYPIGLGTIEFKEQPDNSITIILNRKETDSIPDELEIRTPAVNFEKSISVYGSDDRAAWQALAVSQPIFDYSRHIDVRNTSVTLKGPAFSYYKVVIGNAIEVKRSPFSQIVTEAGTRPGVRYESFIQNTEPFRIERAAFFGVKSEVRAANPLQVAYPLPVTFSASDTVKKATLIYCRSDRQPVNEIRLATASRIFRRQVLVEGTNDTSKTADWTTLATGIVQRLTMGAFHRENLSILLGGWQRYPRYRLRIANEDNPPIEVTEVTAMGGIHQIYFFHNQAETLTVYYGGEDVKPPRYDVAAMLADIPRVEGAQWRLGAQLTADKKGPGRYRVWLSPKNILIFSLVVMVGVLAVVLFLIVKKVEQGTDQKNE
- a CDS encoding adenosine-specific kinase, with product MDIKTVSIQKPEDINFILGQSHFIKTVEDLYEILVSSVPGIKFGLAFCEASGVCLIRAEGTDKEMIALAVENAGNIGAGHSFIIFLRDAYPINVLNAVKNCPEVCRIFCATANPCQVIVAESEQGRGILGVIDGFAPKGVEDEEGVKWRKELLRKIGYKQ
- a CDS encoding S8 family serine peptidase, whose product is MNAFFKIVFWAGATFWLFLSSVTAQPPITGRLASALEKTKADTTIVVLVFFYDKGFSTKDELRSALDRRGLQLSPRALKRRAKMGRQEMTFEDLPVNTDYVHRIESLGAKHRQSLTWFNAASFEMTGSQVKTCQNLSFVKTIDLLPARRKRIMPELETISPKMPDTESPKAHLLNYGPSFTQDSLINAVICHDSGYSGAGVLVAMLDNGFRKGHQAFDSIRSSGRLVDEWDFCSSADTVDWDAHGTAIWSAAGGYVPGQLIGPAYKSLWAIYHTEDMSQEMPVEEDHWVAALQRADSVGAEVVSSSLAYRDFDLPQYSYSYEDLDGNTAISSLAARHAASLGIIVCNAMANSGPSLGTLAAPADADSIISVGATDSFGIIASYSSRGPTYDGRPKPEVCAQGTQVYLASWTTTTSYGRGSGTSCSTPLVAGACALILEAHPDWTPMQVREALMMTASRSTSPDSNTYGWGIIDTWAAIHYSASGATGENPQPRVGPGLALSCRPNPMRSEAVISFTMPRPGSAKLSVYDITGRLVYQSPTINAAPGNNQFSWYGRDYSGRLLGNGVYFCRVNGGGQAGIIKITIIR